From the genome of Amia ocellicauda isolate fAmiCal2 chromosome 14, fAmiCal2.hap1, whole genome shotgun sequence, one region includes:
- the LOC136768788 gene encoding E3 ubiquitin-protein ligase TRIM39, translating into MAESGFVLSEKQFQCSICLDTLIQPVTTPCGHSFCLECLENYWHLCDVHQCPLCKKLFPKRPELGVNKILQEITDQMKSMQVASQEERAMKPGEVACDFCTESPTRAVNTCLFCMASYCEKHLKAHNVRLPRHKLVRPLEDLQAHMCGEHQRSLELFCRSDQMCVCFLCVESQHKTHETVPVEEEWTKKKMQLGDSVKEVQCLLRERLRKVDKILESVSVSRRSAKSEIEDSHRVFTQLLLSIERSHDVTIKRIKEKQKEAEDRAEQLIKDLQQEVAMLLKRKDELQKLAQTENRVHFLKTFPSLCNPPVTSDWSSVRVPTDLFVGMVRKAVSSVKEEVHKTLDTLYAQELETVRRYATDVSVDPDTAHPNLFLSTNGKQVSHGNLLARPLPDNPQRFDRVVAALGREGFDSGRHYWEVEVGGKTDWDLGVVKESVRRNGEFTVTPEDGYWHLALFNDVVCVAVTNPLTFISLTAKPQKVGVYLDYEGGEVSFYDVGDESHIFTFKDAFSEKLYPLFSPSLNQSGKNATPLIICDKT; encoded by the exons ATGGCCGAATCTGGGTTTGTCCTCTCCGAGAAACAGTTCCAGTGCTCGATATGCTTGGACACGCTGATCCAGCCGGTCACCACTCCCTGCGGCCACAGCTTCTGCCTAGAGTGTCTGGAAAACTACTGGCACCTCTGTGATGTCCACCAGTGCCCCTTGTGCAAGAAATTATTTCCCAAGAGACCCGAACTGGGAGTGAACAAGATCCTGCAAGAGATCACAGACCAGATGAAGAGCATGCAGGTGGCCAGTCAGGAAGAGCGAGCCATGAAGCCCGGGGAAGTGGCATGTGATTTCTGCACAGAGAGCCCCACTAGAGCGGTCAACACCTGCCTCTTCTGCATGGCCTCCTACTGCGAGAAGCACCTCAAAGCCCACAACGTCCGGCTGCCCCGGCACAAGCTGGTCCGGCCGCTTGAAGACCTACAGGCCCACATGTGCGGAGAGCATCAGAGGTCCCTGGAGCTGTTCTGCCGCAGTGACCAGATGTGCGTGTGCTTCCTGTGCGTAGAGTCCCAGCACAAGACCCACGAGACCGTGCCCGTGGAGGAGGAGTGGACGAAGAAGAAG ATGCAGCTGGGAGACTCGGTGAAAGAAGTGCAGTGCCTGCTCCGGGAGAGACTGAGGAAGGTGGATAAGATCTTGGAGTCTGTCAGTGTCAGCAGG AGATCTGCCAAGAGTGAAATTGAGGACAGTCACCGTGTCTTCACCCAGCTCCTGCTCTCCATCGAGAGGAGTCACGACGTGACCATCAAGAGGATCAAGGAAAAGCAGAAAGAGGCAGAGGATCGTGCAGAGCAACTCATCAAAGACCTGCAGCAGGAAGTCGCCATGTTGCTGAAGAGAAAAGATGAACTGCAGAAGCTGGCACAAACAGAGAACCGAGTCCACTTTCTAAAG ACATTCCCCAGCTTGTGTAATCCTCCAGTCACTTCAGACTGGTCCAGTGTCAGGGTTCCCACAGACCTCTTCGTGGGCATGGTGAGAAAGGCAGTGTCTTCAGTGAAGGAAGAAGTTCATAAGACGCTGGACACATTATATGCTCAAG AACTGGAGACGGTACGACGCTATGCAA CTGACGTCTCTGTGGACCCAGACACCGCACACCCCAATCTATTTCTCTCCACCAACGGCAAGCAGGTTAGTCACGGGAACCTCCTGGCCCGGCCACTGCCTGACAATCCCCAGAGATTTGATCGAGTCGTCGCCGCTCTGGGCAGAGAGGGTTTCGACTCCGGGAGACACTACTGGGAGGTGGAAGTGGGGGGGAAGACGGACTGGGACCTGGGGGTGGTGAAAGAGTCCGTCAGGCGGAATGGGGAGTTCACAGTTACTCCTGAAGACGGGTACTGGCACCTGGCGTTGTTTAATGACGTGGTGTGCGTGGCAGTGACCAACCCCCTCACCTTCATCTCTCTGACCGCCAAGCCACAGAAGGTGGGGGTGTATTTGGACTATGAGGGGGGGGAGGTTTCCTTTTATGATGTGGGGGACGAGTCGCACATTTTTACCTTTAAAGACGCCTTCTCGGAGAAACTGTACCCTCTCTTCAGTCCTAGCCTCAACCAAAGCGGGAAAAACGCCACCCCACTGATTATCTGTGATAAGACATAA